The Natribaculum luteum genome contains the following window.
CCCCGAGTAGCCCATGTCGTTGTACTCGGCGACCACGTTCGAGACGACTGCGTCGAACGGGTGGTTTCGCCCGAGGTAGAAGCCGGCGTCGGGATGGCCCGAGGCGTAACTATGTTCGAATCGGCCGTCTCGAGATCGGTAGGCGTAGATCCCGTACGTCCCGTCGTTGTACGCTGTGAGGTAGCTACCCCGGAACCCCTCGACGTCCGTCCAGTAGAAGGCGGTGCCCGTGTAGTGGCGGGCGGTCATGTTCTCGAGGGCGACCCCGTCCGCCTCGACGTGAATCCCGTAGGCTCGCTCGAACGCGCCGTCGAGGACGACGTCGTTGCGGTCGATGCCCCGGATCGTGAGCCCCGGCGTCGTGACGTCGACGGTCTCCTCGTAGGTTCCCGGCTCCACGAGGACCAGGTCGCCGGCCCCGGCGGCGTCGACGCCGTCCTGTACCGTCGGCTGGTCGTCGGGAACGCGAACGGTGTCGAAGTCGTCCGCGTCGTCCTGCGTCGTCGACGGCATCGTACAGCCGGCGACGCCCGCGAATCCCGCGACGGCCGCCGTTCGAAGCATTCGTCTCCGCGTTCGTTCCACCTCGATCACCCGACCCACGACCTACCGCGAGCAGTCGCTTCGTTCTTGGGGGTCGCTCGAACTCACGACGGATCGAGTCGTCGCCCTCGAAAACGGGACTCGAGGCGCTATCGTTTTCTGAGTTCACTCGCTACTGTCACGTATGCCCGATAGCAGTCTACACGTGGAGGGTCGTCGCGTTGGCACCGTCGGTGACGCGACGAGCGCCTTCCGGTCTCGCGTCCGGAACGATCTGCAGCGGCGACGGAGGAACGGATGGTAGACGTCGCGCTCTCGATCACTCGAGTGCTCGTCGCGCTCTTTCTCGTCTTCCTGAACGGCTTTTTCGTCGCCTCCGAGTTCGCGTTCGTCCGGATCCGTTCGACGTCGGTCGAGACGCTCGTCGACGAGGGGAAGGCGGGTGCGGACACGCTCGCGGAAGCCGTCGAGAATCTAGACGACTACCTCGCGGTCACGCAACTCGGCATCACGATCGCCTCGCTGGGTCTCGGGTGGATCGGCGAACCGGCCGTGGCGGCGCTTCTCACGCCGGTGCTCGCGCCGGTACTCCCCGAGGGCGTCATCCACCTCGTGTCCTTCGCGGTCGGCTTCAGCGTCATCACGTTCCTGCACGTCGTGTTCGGGGAACTCGCGCCGAAGACGATCGCCATCCAGGAAGCCGAACGGATCGCGCTCCTCGTCGCGCCACCGATGAAGCTCTTTTATTACCTGTTCGTTCCCGGTATCATCGTCTTCAACGGCACTGCCAACTTCTTTACGCGACTCGTCGGCGTCTCCCCCGCTTCCGAGACCGAAGAGACCCTCACCGAAGAGGAGATCCTGATGGTGCTGACGCGGTCGGGGAGAAAAGGGCAGATCGACATGGAGGAAGTCGAGATCATCGAACGGGTCTTCGAACTCGACGACACGACGGTTCGCGACGTCATGATCCCACGTCCGGACGTGGTGAGCGTCCCGTCCGACCTTCCCCTGTCGGAACTCCGTGCGCTCGTCGTCGAGGCGGGTCACACCCGGTATCCCGTCCTGGACGCCGAGAACGACGACCAGATCGTCGGCTTCGTCGACGTCAAGGACGTTCTGCGAGTGAGTGAGGTCGGTGGCGACGCCGATTCTGTGGTTGCCGGTGACGTCGCTCGCGAGGTCGCGATCGTCCCGGAAACTGGCCGCCTCGACGAACTCCTCAGGGAGTTCCAGGACGAGGAGTGCCAGCTCGCGGCGGTGATCGACGAGTGGGGCTCGTTCGAGGGGATCGCGACGATCGAGGACGTCGTCGAGGTGCTCGTCGGCGACATTCGAGACGTGTTCGACGTCGACGAAGGCGAGCCGTCGATCGACAGGCTCGAGGACGGCACCTACGCCATCGACGGGGCCGTCTCCCTCTCGGACGTCAACGACGCCCTGGACGCCGACATAGAGAGCGACGAGGTGAGGACGATCGGCGGGCTGGTGCTGGATCGACTGGGTCGTGCCCCCGAGGCCGGCGACCAGGTCGACGTCGACGGCTACGTCGTCGTCGTCAAGGACGTCGAGGGTACCCGGATCCAGTCGGTCGTCGTCAGCGAGAATGCGACGGAACGACAGCCCGAAGAGCCGGCGGAGTAGCCGTTTTCGCTGTATCCGTCGACGATGCTCGACCGTCGACGACGCTACTCGAATCGTGGTCTCGAGGTCGAGAATCGACGATCGCTGCGCTAGTGCAAGCGACTACCAGAAAGGCGTCGAATCAGTCGATGTGGCCTTCGCGACGCAGCTGGGCGGCGTCCTGGCCCGTGTAGCGCCACTCGATGGTGGCTTTCTCGTCCTGGAAATCCCAGGGCTCGACGAGCACGACGTCGTCCTCGTTGATCCACGTTCGGTACTTCATTCGACCGGGGATTCGTCCCATGCGGTTCTTGCCGTCTTCACAGCGAACGCGGACGTGGTTGCCGCCGTTGTGTTCCGTTACGACAGCGAACAGTTCGTCGCTGGAAGGCATGCGGAGGTTCTTCCGCTCGGATTCTTCACTCACACGCTATCTACGTGGAGCACACGTTTAAGTGATTGGTGGGGGCCGCTAGCGCTTGACACGATACGGTTCTCGAGGGATCGAACCGCGAATTCCGGTTTTCGGCCTGCAGACAGGATTTTCGACTCGAGATCGGCCAGCAGTGCACCGTCGGATTCGTGACAGACGGTAGTACGTGTCACCACTGGGTAAAACATGAACTTTTATTATATATGGGGCAGAACGTGCGGGTACAGATGTCGGTCGTACACGTAGACGTAGCAGCCTGACTCTCCTCGCAGCGCACCGCCCGACGATCTTCACACGACACCAACGCGACCGACGATGAGCACCCGAAACTTGCCAACCCAGACCGAATCGACGCCCGAATCGCCCGCGAACGAACGACTGTCGACGCCGATGGCCGATCGATCGCCGACCGACCGTTCGCCTGCGACGTTCTCGTACGGACAGACGAACCGGCTGCAAAATCTCATCGACGAGTGGAACGCCGCTTTCGTCGATCGTGATCGGGATCGAGCGTGACCGACCTCCGGCCTGTACCGCCGTTCGATGCGACGCCGCCGACTAGTTCGTTGTGACGACTTCGATCACGTCTCGCGGCTCGACCTCGTAGTCTTTCCCCAGCTGGCGGTTCGTCCGGCAGTCGATCGCGTGGAGGAAGCCGTCGCCGATGTCCGAGTGGAGACTGTAGGCGAAGTCCTCGGCGGTCGATTCCGGCGGGATCAGGTAACAGTCGGGCAACACCTCGCCACGTTCGTTACCCAGCCCGTTTGCGCCGCCGGGAAACACCGGCGTCACGCCGAGCACGTCGAAAAGCGCCGTCTCGAGTGCCGCCTGGACGCCCGTCGCGCCGTACTCGGCGAGGAAGTCGCGGATCTGCTCGAGGCCCTGCTCCTGATCGGCGGAGACGTCACCCGTGATCTCGAAGTCGTCGTCGCCGGGACGGTAGTCGACGACGCCCGCCTTCTCGGCGGACTTGAGCGCCTTCTCGGCGTGTGCGCTGCAGGGGACGATCGTCAGGTGGTCGTAGTCGGGATCCGACGTGATCTCCTCGTAGTTTTCCTGTGCCTCGGGCGTGTCCATCTTGTTCGCCGCGATCACCATCGGCTTGGTCGCCTTGCGGATCTCGCGGGCGAGCTCGAGTTTGTCCTCCTCGTCCCACTCCTCGGGGTCGAAGCCGACGTCCACCCGGCGGATGAGAAGTTTGATCTCGTCTTCGTTCGTCTTGAACGCGCTCATCTGCTCGGCGAGTTCCTCCTCGATGGCGTCGTCTTCGGTCGTGTAGCCCGACGAGTAGCGTTCGATCCCCTTCTCCAGGACGTCGAGGTACCACTGGTCGAGTTCTTCCTCCAGGAACGCGACGTCCTCCCGGGGGTCGTGCCCTTCGGTGGGTTCGCCCTCGAGGTCCGTCTTCCCGGAGAAGTCGACGACGTGGACGAGCACGTCTGTCTCGTTTAAGTCGGTCAGAAACTGGTTGCCGAGGCCGTTCCCCTCGTGTGCGCCGGGGATCAGCCCCGCCACGTCGACGAGCTTCGTCGGCACGAACCGCATCCCGTGATCGCAAAAGCCGACGTTCGGAGTGCACTCCTCGTCGAACTCGGGCGCTGCACACTCGACGCGGACGTACGCCTCGCCCACGCTCGGGTCGATGGTCGTGAACGGGTAGGCCCCTTCGGGCACGTCGTTCATCGTCGCCGCGTTGAAAAACGAGGACTTGCCGACGGAGGGTTTGCCGACGAGTCCGATCCGGTAACTCATTGCCCTCTCTCGGCACCTGTCGCCTAAACGGGTTACTGTCCGCCGCCGCAGTGGTATGCGACCGCGTACCGCCTGCCTGACTACTCGAGGACCGCCTCGAGCGCGTCCATCGTCCGCTCGACGCGCTCCACCCTCGCGTTGTGTCCCATGTGGCCGACGCGGAGGACGTCGTCCTCGAGGTGGGCGAGCCCCGTCGAGAGGACGATCCCGTGCTCCGCTTGGACCCGCTGTTGGAGGTCGGCTGCCCGCCCCTCGACATGCAGCGCCGTCACCGTCGGCGAGGCGAGGTCGTCGCTCTCGGGGTACAGCGACAGGCCGAGTTCGCGGGCTCGTTTTCTGCACACCCGCGCGGCTTCCTCGTGGCGGTCGAACACCGCCTCGAGTCCCTCCTCGAGCAGGCGGTCGATCGCGGCGTCGAGCGCGACCAGGTTCGACGTCAGGTGCGTGTACGGGAACCAGCCCTCGTCGGCGGCAGTGCGCCAGGGCTCGAGGTCGGCGTAGAACGAGCGCGTCTCGGTCTCCTCGATGCGCTCCCAGGCGCGGTCGCTGACCGAGAGGACAGTCAGTCCCGGCGGCGCACTGAAACACTTCTGGGAGGCTCCGAGACAGACGTCGATCTGCTCGGTCGGCACCGGCGCGCCCCCGAGCGAGGAGACGGCGTCGACGATGCTGAGGACGTCGTGCTCGGCGAGCAGGTCGAGGACCGGCTCGAGGTCGTTCAGGGTGCCGGTGGGCGTCTCGCAGTGGACCATCGTCGCGACGTCGAACGCGCCGTCTGCGAGCGTCTCCTCGATCGCCTCGAGGTCGAGCGGCCCCGTCGAGGGCGACTTGCAGGTCTCCGCCTCGCCGCCGTACAGGTCGACGAAGTCGGCGAAGCCGTCGCCGTAGATGCCGTTCGAGAGACAGAGCACGCGGTCGCCCTCGTCGACGAGCGACGCGACGGCCGCCTCGAGGCCGAGGATGCCCTCGCCACCGAGGATCGCGACGTCGTCGCCCCCGTAGATCGCCTCGAGTTTGTCGGTCAACTTGCGGTAGAACTCGACGAACTCGGGTTCGACGTCGGGGTTCCAGGTCGGTTCGCTCATCCGTTCCCGGACGTCGTCGGGGATCTCCGTCGGGCCGGGCGTCATTCGCAGTCGGTCGTCGCTCATACCGGAGACGCCAGTCCGCGAGCGCATAAAACCACTCGAGGCGACGCCGTCCGTTCGCCTCCGTCCGTCGTCGAACGGACAGCCTCGAGCAGTGACGAATCCGGTTCGGTCGGTGACGCGATCAGAGCCGTTCGACGGTTCTGGCGGCGTTGATTCGACCCGCCCCGAGATCCGGATCGCTCTGCCCGGTCCCGAGTTCGGCACCGTGTTTGATCGCCTGCTCGACCTGGTTTGCGTTCGCACTCGGCCGTCGCTCGCGGACGAGTCCGGCCAGCCCCGTCACCTGCGGGGCGGCCATCGACGTGCCGGCGAAGTGGTCGTACGGCATGTCGTAGAGCTCCGGCGGCACGCTCGAGAGGACGAGGTTCGTCGGGTACGGCCACGCCGTGTCGTCGGCCAGCGACTTCTCGAGCGTCTCGTATCCGCCACCCGGCGCGCCGACGTCGATCTCGTTCGTGCCGTAGTTCGAGTAGAACGTTCGCAGGTCGTTCGGTCCGGTCGCGCTGATGCTCATCGCGCCTGCGGTGCTGTTGGGAACGGTGAAGAACCCGCCCTGCTGGAGGTTGGCGTCGGAGTTACCCGCACTCGCGACGATGACGGTGCCCAGACTCGTGGCGCGCTGGATCGTCCGCTCGTAGGCGACGCGGATCCCCTCGGCGTTGACCTGCGGCGGGAGCGGCGGCGTCCCGATGCTCATGTTCGCCGCGTCGGCACCGATTTCGGCGGCGTAGTCGATCGCCCGCAGGATGTCGGCGGTCGTGGTCGTGAGCACCTCCTCGCCGTCGATCTCTTCGAACCAGAACACCCGGGCCGAGACGAGCGTCGCGTCGGGGGCGGTGCCGACGATGCCCGTCCCGTACCCGTCGGCACCCTGATCGGGCGTCGCGGCCGCGATCCCCGAGACGTGCGTTCCGTGGCCGTCTACGTCCGTCGGTTCCCCGTCCGTGACCGTCTGACCGTCTTTGAACAGTCGACTCCGCTCTTCGTCGACGTTCGGCGCGAGATCGGGGTGATCCGAGTAGATCCCGGTATCGAGAATCGCCAGCGTCGTTCCCACACCCGTCGCGTACTCGTGTGCCTCGAGGACGTCCTGGACCTGCTTGTCCCACTGGAGGTCGTACAGATCGTCTATCTCCTCGAGTGTCGACTCGTCCGGAGCCGCCCGCAGTTCCGGCAGGTCGACCTCGAACCGGACGTCCGCGGCAGCGGCGCGAACCCCACGAATCCGCTGGAGGTCGCTCTCGGCGTCTTCGGGCCCGGAGACGAGCAGTACGTCCCTGTCGGCCAGTTCGGCGGTCACCTCGAAGCCCTCGCGCTCGAGTCGACTCCGAACGTCTGCTCCGCTCGCAGTGACGAGATAGCGCGTCTGCCCGCTCGCAGTCACCGTTCCGATCGCGACCAGAGAGAGTCCGGTCGCGGCCGTGCTGCTCAGGAATCGTCGTCGCGTCTGGTGTCGTCGGCGCATCGCTTGCCGACACCGATCACCATCATAATAGGAAAGTACCACCTACTGACGTATCGTTCTGCCGGGAACACACAGACACGTGTGAACGATCACCAATGTATTTGAGTGACGAACACGTGACTCGTACCGGTCCGCACGTCACTCCCTCGAGAAGCCGCCGCCTCGCCGTCGGTACAGTCGACCGCGAACGAACGGCGTCGCCGGGAAGACGCCCAGTTCGAGGCGTTCGACCTCGTCGACGCGAAACGCGTCGTGGGCCACAAATCGTTCGACCGTCTGGCGGTCGAGTTGACACCCCGCGGCGACGCGTTCCCACAGTGGGTTGAGCACCGCCTGCCCGGTCGCTCGCCAGCCGTCGGCATGGACGTGCTCGAGGAAGCGAAACTCGCCACCGGGTTTCAGGACGCGGGCGACCTCGTCAGTGGCGGCGGCGGGGTCGTCGACCGTACAGAAGACCATCCCCGAGAGCACGACGTCGAAGGCGTCGTCGGGATAGGGTAGCGACTCCGCCCGCGCCCCGCGGAGGTCGACCGCGAGTCCGGTCTCGTTCGCCTGCGTTTGCGCTCGCGTTCGCATGTGCGGGTCGGGTTCGATCGCGTGGTACTCGAAGTCGTCCGCCGGGGGCGCGACGTAGGGAAACGTGTTGCCCGTCCCGGCACCGAGTTCGAGGACGCGCCCCTCGAGATCAGCGGCGAGGTACTCCCGGTGTGGTTTCAACAGCCGTTCCATCGCCCCCATTCTGTCGTACAGCGCCGCGAAAAGCGGGTGAGAGATCTCGTCGCTCGCCATACAGATCCATGAGCGTGCGTCCGTAACTCTTCGTCGGTTCTGAGAACGGTCCGAATCGCTTTGTTCGTTCCTCCGGTCTAGTGACACGGAGACATGTCGAGGACCAGCTCGCCGCTCGAGGACCCGATCTCGGTGTTCGTGCTCGTCGCCGTCCTGCTCGGACTGTTTTCCGTCGGATCGGCGCTCGCACGGGCGGAGTCGGTCTCGGCGTGGGCGATCGGCGTCGGCTTCGGGTTCGGGTGGCTTGCCATGTACGCCGGTCGGCTCGACGCGCTCGCGAGGGTGGGACGACGGGTGAAGGCCCTCGGACGCGGTGTCGTCCCGGTCGTCGCCGTGGTGCTCGCGGGCACGACGTTCGTACTCACCTCGAGTCTGTCGCTCGAGTCGTGGCTGCTCACGAACACCTCGTTCGGCCTGCTGCTCGGGGTCGCCACCGTGGTACTCGTCGGGCCGTAGCCTGCTCGCGGCCGTTGTCGGACGGAGGACGAGCGACGCTCAGTCACCGCGCGGTTCGACGTTCTGATTGCGCCGGAACGTGTTCGTCGGGTCGTACTCGGTTTTCACCTCGACTACCCTGTCGTAGTTGTCCCCGAAGACGGTGCGCGCCGGGTCCTCGTTGAAGCCGGGGAAGTTACCGTAGCCGCCCGAGACGGCGGGTAACGCTCGCACCTGACTGATGCCCTCGCGGACCCAGTCGACGTTCTCGTCGTCGCCGTCGGGGTCGTCCCAGTTCGCCTCGAACGTGAGCATGTAGCGCCTGCCGCGGTGCCAGAACGCCGTCTCCGTCGGCTCGAGGTCGTCGATCGCACCGCCGAGTTGCCAGAGGTCGACGGTCGACAGCTCGGAGGGGCTCTTCGTCCCGTGGCCGACGACGAGATCGACGACGTCATCGGTGAGGTCGTCGACGTACACCGACTTCCAGTAGTAGCGCCGGCCGTCGGGGTAGTCCTCGTCGAGCATCTGCTGGAGGTCGACGTACGTCATCGGCCCGCTGAGGTCGACGATGGGTTCGGCCAGTTCCCGAAGCGGACGGAACTCCGCGTCGGCGTCGTCTTCGTCGCCGACGTGACAGCCCAGCAACGCGACCGCCGGCTCGCCCCACGCCGACTCCGGAAACTCCTCGAGTTCGGGCACGAACGCGGTGAACGCGATCACGGTCGCCTCGTCGGACGCGTCCGTGGCCCACTCGCGGAACCGGGTCAGCACCTCGACTGCGTCGTCGCCGCGATACCACGGAAAGAGCGCGACCACCTCGGGGCCGACCTCGTGGAGGCGGTACTCGAAGGACGTGACGACGCCGAAGTTCCCGCCACCGCCGCGGATCGCCCAGAAGAGGTCCGCGTTCCGGTCCTCGCTCGCGACGCGAACCTCGCCGTCGGCGGTGACCACGTCGACCGACTCGAGGGCGTCGCAGGCGAGACCGTACTTCCGCCGGAGGTGGCCGACGCCGCCGTTGAGCGTCAGCCCCGCGATTCCGGTCTCCGAGACGACGCCGAGCGGTGCCGCGAGGCCGAACAGTTGCGTCTCGCGGTCGACGTCCCCAAGGGTCGCGCCGCCCGCCGCTCGAGCCGTCTGCGTTTCCGGATCGACGCGCACGCCGTTCATCTCCGTGAGGTCGACGACGATGCCGCCGTCGCACACCGCGCTGCCCGCGACGTTGTGGCCGCCGCCGCGAACCGCGACCGGCAGGTCGGACTCCCGGGCGAACGTCACCGCGTCAACCACGTCGGCGGTTCCGCGACACCGGGCGACGATCGCCGGGTACCTGTCGATCATCCCGTTCCAGATCCGTCGCGTCTCGTCGTACTCGTCGTCGTCGGGCGTGAGCACCTCACCCCGGAACAGTCCCCTGAACGCTCTGACCTGTGCTTCCGGCAGTTCGCCGAACGCGTCCGCCCCCGCGTGAGTACCAGCTTTCGCCATAGATCTAGCTCCGACGCGATCTCGAATAAAGTCGTATTGCGAATTTACCTGACAGACAAACTTCCCGACGTTCATCCCTCGAAAGTCGGGTTTTCGTGCAGTACTCGAGGACGCGTTTCGACGGCGCGAGGCTACTCGGGCGTCGGGTGAGACTCGAGTGCCAGGTCCGCGGGCTCGAGCGTGTAGTACCGTTCCCAGACTGGCGCGAGGCTCACGACCCGCACGCCGGCGATTTCTGCCTCGCGGTGTCTGTGGTGGTGACCGACGAGACAGAGGTCGGGCGCTGTGGCCTCGAGCAGGCCGTTCACGTGCTCACAGCCGGGGTCGTAGCCGTAGGAG
Protein-coding sequences here:
- a CDS encoding class I SAM-dependent methyltransferase; this translates as MASDEISHPLFAALYDRMGAMERLLKPHREYLAADLEGRVLELGAGTGNTFPYVAPPADDFEYHAIEPDPHMRTRAQTQANETGLAVDLRGARAESLPYPDDAFDVVLSGMVFCTVDDPAAATDEVARVLKPGGEFRFLEHVHADGWRATGQAVLNPLWERVAAGCQLDRQTVERFVAHDAFRVDEVERLELGVFPATPFVRGRLYRRRGGGFSRE
- a CDS encoding pyridoxal-phosphate-dependent aminotransferase family protein encodes the protein MSDDRLRMTPGPTEIPDDVRERMSEPTWNPDVEPEFVEFYRKLTDKLEAIYGGDDVAILGGEGILGLEAAVASLVDEGDRVLCLSNGIYGDGFADFVDLYGGEAETCKSPSTGPLDLEAIEETLADGAFDVATMVHCETPTGTLNDLEPVLDLLAEHDVLSIVDAVSSLGGAPVPTEQIDVCLGASQKCFSAPPGLTVLSVSDRAWERIEETETRSFYADLEPWRTAADEGWFPYTHLTSNLVALDAAIDRLLEEGLEAVFDRHEEAARVCRKRARELGLSLYPESDDLASPTVTALHVEGRAADLQQRVQAEHGIVLSTGLAHLEDDVLRVGHMGHNARVERVERTMDALEAVLE
- a CDS encoding FAD-binding oxidoreductase; the protein is MAKAGTHAGADAFGELPEAQVRAFRGLFRGEVLTPDDDEYDETRRIWNGMIDRYPAIVARCRGTADVVDAVTFARESDLPVAVRGGGHNVAGSAVCDGGIVVDLTEMNGVRVDPETQTARAAGGATLGDVDRETQLFGLAAPLGVVSETGIAGLTLNGGVGHLRRKYGLACDALESVDVVTADGEVRVASEDRNADLFWAIRGGGGNFGVVTSFEYRLHEVGPEVVALFPWYRGDDAVEVLTRFREWATDASDEATVIAFTAFVPELEEFPESAWGEPAVALLGCHVGDEDDADAEFRPLRELAEPIVDLSGPMTYVDLQQMLDEDYPDGRRYYWKSVYVDDLTDDVVDLVVGHGTKSPSELSTVDLWQLGGAIDDLEPTETAFWHRGRRYMLTFEANWDDPDGDDENVDWVREGISQVRALPAVSGGYGNFPGFNEDPARTVFGDNYDRVVEVKTEYDPTNTFRRNQNVEPRGD
- the eif1A gene encoding translation initiation factor eIF-1A translates to MSEESERKNLRMPSSDELFAVVTEHNGGNHVRVRCEDGKNRMGRIPGRMKYRTWINEDDVVLVEPWDFQDEKATIEWRYTGQDAAQLRREGHID
- a CDS encoding hemolysin family protein, producing the protein MVDVALSITRVLVALFLVFLNGFFVASEFAFVRIRSTSVETLVDEGKAGADTLAEAVENLDDYLAVTQLGITIASLGLGWIGEPAVAALLTPVLAPVLPEGVIHLVSFAVGFSVITFLHVVFGELAPKTIAIQEAERIALLVAPPMKLFYYLFVPGIIVFNGTANFFTRLVGVSPASETEETLTEEEILMVLTRSGRKGQIDMEEVEIIERVFELDDTTVRDVMIPRPDVVSVPSDLPLSELRALVVEAGHTRYPVLDAENDDQIVGFVDVKDVLRVSEVGGDADSVVAGDVAREVAIVPETGRLDELLREFQDEECQLAAVIDEWGSFEGIATIEDVVEVLVGDIRDVFDVDEGEPSIDRLEDGTYAIDGAVSLSDVNDALDADIESDEVRTIGGLVLDRLGRAPEAGDQVDVDGYVVVVKDVEGTRIQSVVVSENATERQPEEPAE
- a CDS encoding redox-regulated ATPase YchF, encoding MSYRIGLVGKPSVGKSSFFNAATMNDVPEGAYPFTTIDPSVGEAYVRVECAAPEFDEECTPNVGFCDHGMRFVPTKLVDVAGLIPGAHEGNGLGNQFLTDLNETDVLVHVVDFSGKTDLEGEPTEGHDPREDVAFLEEELDQWYLDVLEKGIERYSSGYTTEDDAIEEELAEQMSAFKTNEDEIKLLIRRVDVGFDPEEWDEEDKLELAREIRKATKPMVIAANKMDTPEAQENYEEITSDPDYDHLTIVPCSAHAEKALKSAEKAGVVDYRPGDDDFEITGDVSADQEQGLEQIRDFLAEYGATGVQAALETALFDVLGVTPVFPGGANGLGNERGEVLPDCYLIPPESTAEDFAYSLHSDIGDGFLHAIDCRTNRQLGKDYEVEPRDVIEVVTTN
- a CDS encoding S8 family peptidase, which gives rise to MRRRHQTRRRFLSSTAATGLSLVAIGTVTASGQTRYLVTASGADVRSRLEREGFEVTAELADRDVLLVSGPEDAESDLQRIRGVRAAAADVRFEVDLPELRAAPDESTLEEIDDLYDLQWDKQVQDVLEAHEYATGVGTTLAILDTGIYSDHPDLAPNVDEERSRLFKDGQTVTDGEPTDVDGHGTHVSGIAAATPDQGADGYGTGIVGTAPDATLVSARVFWFEEIDGEEVLTTTTADILRAIDYAAEIGADAANMSIGTPPLPPQVNAEGIRVAYERTIQRATSLGTVIVASAGNSDANLQQGGFFTVPNSTAGAMSISATGPNDLRTFYSNYGTNEIDVGAPGGGYETLEKSLADDTAWPYPTNLVLSSVPPELYDMPYDHFAGTSMAAPQVTGLAGLVRERRPSANANQVEQAIKHGAELGTGQSDPDLGAGRINAARTVERL